A stretch of the Corylus avellana chromosome ca6, CavTom2PMs-1.0 genome encodes the following:
- the LOC132183985 gene encoding egg cell-secreted protein 1.3-like encodes MASTSKLSFLISVVLALSMASMAVSRPLDLATTPTLKARSKLDGDSTLMCWDSLLQLQACTGDILLFFFHGEITNIGTGCCQAVRVIGHQCLPEMFRILGLTNEEGLVLEGYCDRDAAHPPPPSPPSPPLSLSTLSPPASTICWDSLLKLQACTGEVVMFLLNGETYLGPNCCQAIRAIEHQCWPEMFRSLGFTIEEGDILQGYCEAAAHSPPTLLSSPSPLSPPPVN; translated from the coding sequence ATGGCTTCTACTTCCAAGCTCTCCTTTCTCATTTCTGTTGTTCTTGCTTTGAGCATGGCGTCCATGGCCGTTTCTCGACCGTTGGATTTGGCCACCACCCCAACCCTCAAGGCTCGTTCAAAACTGGATGGCGACTCAACATTAATGTGCTGGGACTCTTTGCTTCAGCTCCAAGCATGCACAGGAGatattcttctctttttctttcacgGAGAGATCACTAATATTGGCACCGGTTGTTGCCAAGCCGTCCGAGTCATCGGACACCAATGTTTGCCGGAAATGTTTCGTATACTTGGGCTTACCAATGAAGAGGGTCTTGTACTCGAGGGATACTGTGATCGTGACGCCGCCCATCCCCCTCCTCCATCACCACCGTCGCCGCCATTGTCACTGTCGACGCTATCGCCACCAGCGTCAACAATCTGCTGGGACTCTTTGCTTAAGCTCCAAGCATGCACCGGAGAGGTTGTAATGTTTCTCCTCAACGGAGAGACTTATTTAGGCCCCAACTGTTGCCAAGCCATCCGAGCCATCGAACACCAATGCTGGCCTGAAATGTTTCGTTCACTAGGGTTTACCATTGAAGAGGGTGATATACTCCAAGGATATTGTGAGGCGGCTGCCCATTCGCCGCCGACACTGCTATCATCACCGTCACCGCTATCGCCACCACCGGTCAATTAA
- the LOC132183986 gene encoding egg cell-secreted protein 1.2-like — protein MASTSKLSILIAITLALSMASMAVCRPLDLSTTPTLKAHSKLDGDSTLMCWNSLLQLQACTGDILLFFLHGEITNIGASCCQAVRVIGHQCLPEMFRLLGLTNEEGLVLEGYCDRDAAHSPPPSPLSLSPLSPLSPPSSTICWDSLLELQACTGEVVMFLLNGKTYLGPNCCQAIRAIEHQCWPEMFRSLGFTIEEGDILQGYCEAAAHSPLSLLSSPSLLSPPPVNLVP, from the coding sequence ATGGCTTCTACTTCCAAGCTCTCCATTCTCATTGCTATCACTCTTGCTTTGAGCATGGCATCCATGGCCGTTTGTCGACCGTTGGATTTGTCCACCACCCCAACCCTCAAGGCTCATTCAAAACTGGATGGTGATTCAACATTAATGTGCTGGAACTCTTTGCTTCAGCTCCAAGCATGCACAGGAGatattcttctctttttccttcacGGAGAGATCACTAATATCGGCGCCAGCTGTTGCCAAGCTGTTCGAGTCATCGGACACCAATGTTTGCCGGAAATGTTTCGCTTACTTGGGCTTACCAATGAAGAGGGTCTTGTACTAGAGGGATACTGTGATCGTGACGCCGCCCATTCCCCTCCTCCATCGCCATTGTCACTGTCCCCGCTATCACCGCTATCGCCGCCATCGTCAACAATCTGCTGGGACTCTTTGCTTGAGCTCCAAGCATGCACCGGAGAGGTTGTAATGTTTCTCCTCAACGGAAAGACTTATTTAGGCCCCAATTGTTGCCAAGCCATCCGAGCCATCGAACACCAATGCTGGCCAGAAATGTTTCGTTCACTAGGGTTTACCATTGAAGAGGGTGATATACTCCAAGGATACTGTGAGGCAGCTGCCCATTCGCCGCTATCACTGCTATCATCACCGTCGCTGCTATCGCCACCGCCGGTTAACTTGGTTCCTTAA